A genomic region of Prevotella scopos JCM 17725 contains the following coding sequences:
- a CDS encoding RagB/SusD family nutrient uptake outer membrane protein: MKKINALLFGLGLLSLASCDTFLDKLPDDRAEVNSFEKVTQLLSSAYSDGSTVYMMEWSSDNVMDNGKMFSYRTNQDQLYRWKDVNTNGNDDPRHVWGKAYFAVGNANQALASLDKITEGNVNAVKAEALLCRAWAIFQLSNAFCMAYDEAKADTYLGLPYPKEANVSVNSRGTLRQLYENINADIEAALPNVSEEYMSVPKYHFNVRAAYAFAARFNLYYHKWDKALEYATKALGTQPASLMRTVSRYKSLTGGRWEIHDNYISSSENANFMLQTAVSAAGAATYYGGYKRYNSGFDVIMKELYWASMPWGSGSVDNTLYESHLLYGNSQQIAYPRLSDEWEYLDAAKSRGFIRVVDPVFTADETLLVRAEANIMLKKYDDALSDMNVWVTAHCAPTAGTATRPTLTLASIQSFLQNVAMVPEELTSNSDRGFKKALHPQGFTIDDTQTQLLYVLLQMRRIETCQQGLRFMDIKRYGIKIAHLLDGENPLYFESGDLRGALQLPTDVIESGLEPNPRKN; this comes from the coding sequence ATGAAAAAAATAAATGCTTTATTATTTGGATTGGGGCTTTTGAGCCTTGCATCCTGCGATACGTTTCTTGATAAGCTGCCTGATGATCGCGCCGAAGTGAATAGCTTCGAAAAGGTGACACAGTTGTTGTCTTCTGCTTACTCTGATGGTTCTACTGTCTATATGATGGAGTGGAGTAGTGACAACGTAATGGATAATGGTAAGATGTTTTCTTATCGAACAAACCAAGACCAGCTCTATCGTTGGAAAGATGTCAACACAAATGGTAATGATGACCCGCGCCATGTGTGGGGGAAAGCTTACTTTGCTGTTGGAAATGCCAATCAGGCACTAGCAAGTCTTGATAAAATCACTGAAGGAAATGTTAATGCTGTAAAGGCTGAGGCTTTACTCTGCCGTGCATGGGCTATCTTCCAATTGTCAAATGCGTTCTGCATGGCTTACGATGAGGCTAAGGCTGATACCTATCTTGGTCTTCCTTATCCAAAAGAGGCAAACGTGTCAGTCAACTCACGTGGAACATTACGCCAACTTTATGAGAATATCAACGCTGATATCGAAGCTGCACTGCCTAATGTGAGCGAAGAATATATGTCAGTTCCTAAGTATCACTTTAATGTTCGTGCTGCCTACGCCTTCGCTGCTCGCTTCAACCTTTATTATCACAAGTGGGATAAGGCGTTAGAGTATGCTACTAAGGCTTTGGGAACACAGCCTGCATCGCTTATGCGTACGGTGTCACGCTATAAGAGCCTAACAGGTGGTCGTTGGGAGATTCACGATAATTATATTAGTTCTAGTGAGAATGCCAACTTCATGCTTCAGACAGCTGTCTCTGCAGCCGGTGCAGCCACATACTATGGTGGTTATAAGCGTTATAACTCAGGCTTTGATGTCATCATGAAGGAGCTTTATTGGGCTTCTATGCCATGGGGCTCAGGCTCTGTTGACAACACGCTCTATGAGTCTCACCTGCTTTATGGTAACAGCCAGCAGATTGCTTACCCTCGTTTATCTGATGAGTGGGAGTATCTTGATGCAGCAAAGAGTAGAGGTTTCATTCGTGTTGTTGATCCAGTATTTACAGCTGATGAAACACTCCTTGTCCGTGCAGAGGCTAATATCATGTTGAAGAAGTACGACGATGCCTTGAGTGATATGAATGTCTGGGTAACAGCGCATTGTGCTCCAACAGCAGGTACTGCTACAAGACCAACATTGACCCTTGCTTCAATACAAAGCTTCTTGCAAAATGTAGCCATGGTGCCAGAAGAATTGACATCAAACAGTGATAGAGGATTCAAGAAGGCACTTCATCCACAGGGCTTTACGATTGATGATACTCAGACACAGCTGCTGTATGTGTTGTTGCAGATGCGTCGTATCGAGACTTGTCAGCAAGGACTTCGATTCATGGACATCAAGCGTTATGGTATTAAGATTGCTCACTTACTTGATGGTGAGAATCCTCTCTACTTTGAATCAGGCGACCTGCGTGGTGCATTGCAGTTGCCAACTGATGTCATTGAGTCTGGTTTGGAGCCTAATCCACGTAAGAATTAA
- the feoB gene encoding ferrous iron transport protein B: MKLSELKTGETGVIVKVSGHGGFRKRIIEMGFIKGKRVEVLLNAPLQDPVKYKIMGYEVSLRHSEADQIEVVTEGKPHTSDNEKEYQADATVDAVADDSTDKELTPDNLSETARRKERTINVALVGNPNCGKTSLFNFASGAHERVGNYSGVTVDAKVGHAEYDGYVFNLVDLPGTYSLSAYSPEELYVRKQLVDHTPDVVINVIDASNLERNLYLTTQLIDMHVRMVCALNMFDETEQRGDHIEVPKLSELFGLPMVPTVFTTGRGVKELFRQIIAVYEGKEDESLQFRHIHINHGHEIENGIKEMQEHLKKYPEVCRRYSTRYLAIKLLEHDKDVEELVKPLGDSAEIFTHRDTAAARVMEETGNDCETAIMDAKYGFINGALKEVNFSTGDKKDTYQTTHAIDHILTNKYFGFPIFFLILLVMFTATFVIGQYPMDWIEAGVGWLGEFITKTMPDGPVKDMLVDGVIGGVGAVIVFLPQILILYFFISYMEDCGYMSRAAFIMDRLMHKMGLHGKSFIPLIMGFGCNVPAVMSTRTIESRRSRLITMLILPLMSCSARLPIYIMITGSFFALKYRSLAMLSLYVIGVLTAVIMSRLFSAFVVKGEDTPFVMELPPYRFPTWKAIGRHTWEKGKQYLKKMGGIILVASIIVWALGYFPLPDNPKMDKQTRQEQSYIGRIGKAIEPVFRPQGFSWKLDVGLLSGMGAKEIVASTMGVLYAGDDSFSDDNGYSSEAGKYSRLHKLITKDVATMHGVSYEKAEPIATLTAFAFLLFVLLYFPCIATIAAIKGETGSWGWALFAAGYTTALAWIVSAVVFQVGLLFL, translated from the coding sequence ATGAAGCTATCAGAATTAAAAACCGGTGAAACCGGCGTTATCGTAAAGGTATCAGGACACGGTGGTTTTCGGAAACGAATCATAGAGATGGGATTCATTAAGGGTAAGCGTGTTGAGGTGTTACTTAATGCGCCCTTGCAAGATCCTGTTAAATATAAGATAATGGGTTACGAGGTTAGTCTTCGTCATAGTGAGGCTGACCAGATAGAAGTGGTGACAGAAGGAAAACCGCATACCTCTGATAACGAGAAGGAATATCAGGCTGATGCGACAGTAGATGCTGTTGCTGACGATAGTACGGATAAGGAACTAACACCCGACAATCTTTCAGAGACAGCACGCAGAAAAGAACGCACCATCAATGTGGCACTTGTTGGTAACCCAAACTGTGGTAAGACATCACTCTTCAACTTTGCCTCTGGTGCACACGAACGCGTAGGCAACTACTCAGGTGTGACGGTAGATGCGAAGGTGGGACATGCTGAATATGATGGCTACGTGTTCAATCTCGTTGATCTCCCCGGCACTTATAGTCTTTCTGCCTACAGTCCGGAAGAACTCTATGTTCGTAAGCAGTTGGTAGATCATACGCCAGATGTTGTTATTAACGTGATAGACGCATCCAACCTTGAGCGCAACCTCTATCTGACAACACAGTTGATAGATATGCACGTCCGTATGGTTTGTGCCCTCAATATGTTTGATGAGACCGAACAGCGTGGCGACCATATCGAGGTGCCGAAGCTCTCTGAACTCTTTGGCTTACCCATGGTGCCAACGGTGTTTACCACGGGTAGAGGCGTAAAGGAACTCTTCCGCCAGATTATCGCTGTTTACGAAGGAAAAGAAGACGAATCGTTGCAGTTCCGTCATATCCATATCAATCATGGACATGAGATAGAGAATGGTATTAAAGAGATGCAGGAACATTTGAAGAAGTACCCTGAAGTCTGTCGTCGTTATTCAACACGTTATCTTGCAATCAAGCTGTTAGAGCATGACAAGGATGTAGAAGAACTCGTCAAGCCATTGGGCGACTCAGCTGAGATATTCACTCATCGTGATACCGCAGCAGCACGCGTTATGGAAGAGACTGGCAACGACTGTGAAACAGCAATCATGGATGCCAAGTATGGCTTCATTAATGGTGCGCTGAAAGAAGTGAATTTCTCAACGGGAGATAAGAAAGATACCTACCAGACTACGCACGCCATCGACCATATACTGACGAATAAGTATTTTGGTTTCCCTATCTTCTTCTTAATCTTGTTGGTGATGTTCACCGCAACCTTTGTTATCGGACAATACCCAATGGACTGGATAGAGGCTGGCGTCGGCTGGTTGGGTGAGTTTATCACAAAGACTATGCCTGACGGACCAGTGAAGGATATGCTTGTCGATGGTGTCATCGGTGGAGTAGGAGCCGTTATCGTCTTCTTGCCACAGATTTTAATCCTTTATTTCTTTATCTCTTATATGGAAGATTGCGGCTATATGTCGCGTGCAGCCTTTATCATGGACCGTCTGATGCACAAGATGGGACTGCATGGAAAGTCCTTTATCCCGCTCATCATGGGCTTCGGTTGTAATGTGCCAGCAGTGATGTCCACACGTACGATAGAGAGCCGACGGAGTAGGCTGATTACGATGTTGATTCTTCCGTTGATGAGCTGTTCGGCTCGTCTGCCAATTTACATCATGATTACGGGTTCTTTCTTCGCCTTGAAGTATCGTTCGCTTGCCATGCTCTCCTTATATGTAATAGGTGTGTTGACGGCAGTGATAATGAGTCGATTGTTCTCAGCCTTTGTTGTCAAAGGAGAAGACACACCATTTGTGATGGAACTACCACCTTATCGTTTCCCAACGTGGAAGGCGATAGGTCGCCACACATGGGAGAAAGGTAAGCAGTATCTGAAGAAGATGGGAGGTATCATCCTCGTTGCATCTATCATCGTGTGGGCACTGGGCTATTTCCCATTGCCGGACAATCCAAAGATGGACAAGCAAACCCGACAGGAACAAAGTTATATCGGCAGGATTGGTAAGGCCATTGAGCCAGTGTTCCGTCCGCAAGGCTTCAGTTGGAAGTTGGATGTAGGCTTGCTTTCAGGAATGGGTGCCAAAGAGATTGTGGCATCAACGATGGGTGTGCTTTATGCAGGTGATGACAGCTTTTCTGATGACAATGGTTATAGCAGTGAGGCAGGGAAATACTCACGACTACATAAGTTGATAACAAAGGACGTGGCAACCATGCATGGGGTGAGCTATGAGAAGGCGGAGCCTATCGCTACACTGACTGCCTTTGCGTTCTTACTCTTTGTGTTACTTTATTTCCCTTGCATTGCTACGATAGCCGCTATTAAGGGTGAGACAGGCAGTTGGGGATGGGCACTCTTTGCTGCAGGTTACACAACGGCCTTAGCTTGGATTGTTAGTGCTGTTGTCTTCCAAGTAGGATTATTATTTCTTTGA
- a CDS encoding zinc-binding metallopeptidase, giving the protein MKIIRFLIVAVVVVLAVACSNDDVDTANSIFPKKEDTIEKTDFDKWLRKNFADPYNIRFHYLYVDQNSDMGYNVSPADIKKSIALAKIIKHVWLDAYTELMGEKFLKEHCFREFQLIGSAQHKADGSIVLGFAEGGIRVNLFQVNNLDPTNLYIEQTSPYSSSNAFDLNRAYFHTMHHEFAHILSQLKDYSTEFRGISAGKYHTADWVNVKDEDAGKEGFVTGYASSEYNEDFAEVFSCYVTDTDAMWQKRLAQAVTAANGDESGKKAILAKLSIIRNYLKDSWGVDIDKLRTIVLRRAGEVSTLDLETLN; this is encoded by the coding sequence ATGAAAATAATAAGATTTTTGATTGTGGCAGTCGTCGTAGTCTTGGCAGTCGCATGTTCAAATGATGATGTAGATACAGCTAATTCAATATTCCCTAAAAAAGAGGATACAATTGAGAAAACTGATTTCGATAAGTGGTTGCGTAAGAACTTTGCTGACCCATATAACATCAGATTCCATTATCTCTATGTAGATCAGAATAGCGATATGGGCTATAATGTCAGCCCTGCTGATATTAAGAAGTCAATCGCATTGGCAAAGATTATCAAGCACGTATGGCTTGATGCCTACACTGAGTTGATGGGTGAGAAATTCCTTAAAGAGCATTGTTTCCGCGAGTTCCAGCTGATCGGTTCTGCACAGCATAAGGCAGATGGTTCCATTGTGCTCGGTTTTGCTGAAGGCGGTATTCGTGTAAACCTCTTCCAGGTAAATAACCTTGATCCTACGAATCTTTACATTGAGCAGACGTCACCTTATAGTTCTTCTAATGCATTCGACTTGAATCGTGCTTACTTCCATACGATGCATCATGAGTTTGCACACATTCTTAGTCAGTTGAAGGATTATTCTACAGAGTTTAGAGGTATCTCAGCTGGTAAATACCACACTGCTGACTGGGTAAACGTAAAGGATGAGGATGCAGGTAAAGAAGGCTTCGTAACGGGTTATGCTAGTAGCGAGTATAATGAGGACTTTGCAGAGGTATTCTCTTGCTATGTCACAGATACTGATGCAATGTGGCAGAAGCGTTTGGCGCAAGCCGTGACAGCTGCAAATGGAGATGAGAGCGGTAAGAAAGCTATTCTTGCAAAGTTGAGTATCATTCGTAATTACCTCAAAGACTCATGGGGTGTTGACATCGATAAGCTCCGCACCATCGTGTTGCGTCGTGCTGGCGAAGTAAGTACACTGGATTTGGAAACATTAAATTAA
- a CDS encoding SusC/RagA family TonB-linked outer membrane protein, whose amino-acid sequence MEKRFALFLLGLILSVGTAIGQTKINGTVFSQVDNEPIIGASVMVQGTTKGTVTDIDGHFTLDVPAGKKLVVSYIGMVTQTVAAKDGMKVSLANDNHQLNEVVVTGMTQQDKRLFSGAATKLDASKAKLDGMADVSRSLEGRAAGVSVQNVSGTFGTAPKIRVRGATSIYGSSKPLWVVDGVIMEDVAEVDADNLSSGDAATLISSAIAGLNADDIESFQILKDGSATSIYGARAMGGVIVVTTKKGKAGSNRISYTGEYTMRLRPSYSQFNIMNSQEQMGVYKEMAADGLFSFSRTLRAATSGIYGKMYNLLNTYDLTNGRFGIANNEEAINDYLREAEMRNTNWFEELFKNSVSTNHSISMSSGTDKAQYYTSFSFMDDPGWAEQSKVRRLTYSVNANYNIGKKVTLNLIGNTAYRKQRAPGSVNQEVDAVSGAVNRNFDINPYSYAINSSRALDPNTFYIRNYAPFNIHNELNNNFIDFDVLDLKMQAELKYKPIKKVQLSVLGAYKYSITSQAAQIREQSNMAMAYRAMDDATIRNANAWLYLDPDQPNSLKFSVLPKGGFYNETKYRMNSWDFRATASYNDVYNDQHILNLYGGMEINNTNRTQSFFRGVGMQYGMGYLANYDYHFFKQAEEDNNMYYDLYNSYSRDVSFFGTANYSWKGRYAVNFTTRYEGSNRLGKARTARWLPTWNVSGVWNAHEEPWFHKVFKTAMTHATMRASYSLTGDKPAVTNSQVIIRSTNIWRPFAIDRESGLGISNFANPDLTYEKKHELNLGVDLGFLNNRLNVVFDWYTRNNYDLIGPRTTNGTKGTITEYANVASMKSHGEELTISSKNIVTKSFQWSTDFIFSHVKTRVTDLDSRSRIMSMVSGSGFTMVGYPYRALFSWDYKGLNDHGIPQVINQDGDLTTSNVDFQSYVLDHLVYEGPTDPTITGSFGNTFTYKGWHLSIFTTYAFGNKVRLDPFFSTGYSDMTAMPKEFRNRWTKAGDELHTNIPAIADLRSMQQNGYLGRAYNAYNYSTERIANGNFIRMKEISLGYDFPVQMIRHLSINSLSLKLQATNLFLIYSDKKLNGQDPEFFNSGGVALPVPRQFTLTLRLGI is encoded by the coding sequence ATGGAGAAAAGATTTGCTCTTTTTTTGTTAGGGCTAATCCTGTCAGTAGGAACAGCGATTGGTCAGACAAAAATCAATGGTACTGTATTTTCTCAGGTGGATAATGAACCTATCATTGGTGCGTCGGTCATGGTACAAGGTACTACGAAAGGTACGGTCACTGATATCGATGGTCATTTCACACTTGATGTTCCTGCAGGAAAGAAACTTGTAGTCAGTTACATTGGTATGGTCACGCAAACCGTTGCTGCGAAGGATGGCATGAAGGTAAGTCTTGCAAATGACAACCATCAACTCAATGAGGTTGTCGTTACGGGTATGACCCAGCAAGATAAACGCCTCTTCTCAGGTGCTGCCACAAAGCTTGATGCTTCTAAAGCGAAGCTCGATGGTATGGCAGACGTGAGTCGTTCGCTTGAAGGTCGTGCTGCCGGTGTGAGTGTTCAGAACGTATCAGGTACGTTCGGTACTGCACCAAAGATTCGTGTGCGTGGTGCTACGTCAATCTATGGTTCATCTAAACCGTTGTGGGTTGTGGATGGTGTTATCATGGAAGATGTTGCAGAGGTTGATGCTGATAACCTCTCGTCAGGTGATGCTGCCACATTGATTTCTTCAGCGATTGCAGGTCTGAACGCTGATGACATTGAAAGTTTCCAGATTCTGAAGGATGGTTCTGCTACCTCTATCTATGGTGCGCGTGCCATGGGTGGTGTGATTGTTGTCACAACTAAGAAGGGTAAGGCCGGTAGCAACCGCATCAGTTATACAGGTGAATATACGATGCGTCTGCGTCCAAGCTACTCTCAGTTCAACATTATGAACTCACAGGAGCAGATGGGCGTTTATAAGGAGATGGCGGCTGATGGTCTCTTCTCTTTCTCTCGTACGCTGCGTGCCGCTACGAGTGGTATCTATGGTAAGATGTATAACCTGCTTAACACCTACGATCTTACCAATGGTCGTTTCGGTATTGCAAACAATGAAGAGGCTATCAATGACTATCTTCGTGAAGCAGAGATGCGCAATACTAATTGGTTTGAAGAGCTCTTTAAGAATTCTGTTTCTACGAACCACTCTATCTCTATGTCATCAGGTACAGATAAAGCACAATACTATACCTCTTTCTCTTTCATGGACGACCCAGGATGGGCAGAACAGAGCAAGGTGCGTCGTTTGACTTATTCTGTCAATGCTAACTATAACATTGGTAAAAAGGTGACACTGAACCTTATTGGTAATACGGCTTATCGTAAGCAGCGTGCACCAGGTTCTGTGAACCAGGAGGTGGATGCTGTATCGGGTGCTGTCAATCGTAACTTTGATATTAACCCTTACTCTTACGCTATCAACTCATCACGTGCGTTGGATCCTAATACGTTCTATATCCGTAACTATGCTCCATTCAATATCCACAATGAGTTGAATAATAACTTTATTGACTTTGATGTGCTTGACTTGAAGATGCAAGCAGAGTTAAAGTACAAACCTATTAAGAAGGTACAGCTTTCTGTATTGGGTGCTTATAAGTATTCTATTACTTCTCAAGCAGCTCAGATTCGTGAGCAGTCAAATATGGCCATGGCTTATAGAGCAATGGATGATGCTACAATTCGTAATGCTAACGCTTGGCTCTATCTTGACCCAGACCAGCCTAACTCTTTGAAGTTCTCTGTTCTGCCAAAGGGTGGTTTCTATAATGAAACGAAATATCGCATGAACAGCTGGGACTTCCGTGCTACTGCAAGCTATAATGATGTATATAACGATCAGCATATCTTAAACCTCTATGGAGGTATGGAAATCAACAATACTAACCGTACACAGAGCTTCTTCCGTGGTGTTGGTATGCAATATGGCATGGGTTACCTTGCTAATTATGATTACCATTTCTTCAAGCAGGCAGAGGAAGATAATAACATGTATTACGACCTTTATAATAGCTATAGCCGTGATGTGTCATTCTTCGGTACAGCTAACTATTCTTGGAAAGGACGTTACGCCGTAAACTTCACAACACGTTATGAAGGTAGTAACCGCCTCGGTAAGGCTCGTACTGCACGTTGGCTTCCTACATGGAACGTGTCAGGTGTGTGGAATGCACATGAGGAGCCTTGGTTCCATAAGGTGTTCAAGACTGCTATGACTCACGCAACGATGCGTGCCTCTTACTCTCTGACGGGTGATAAACCTGCCGTTACCAACTCACAGGTAATCATCCGCAGTACAAACATCTGGCGTCCATTTGCCATTGACAGAGAGTCAGGACTTGGTATTTCAAACTTTGCTAACCCTGATCTTACCTATGAGAAGAAGCATGAGTTGAACCTCGGTGTTGACTTAGGCTTCCTAAATAATCGTTTGAACGTTGTGTTCGACTGGTACACACGTAATAACTACGACCTTATCGGTCCTCGCACAACAAACGGTACAAAGGGTACGATTACTGAATATGCTAACGTTGCAAGTATGAAGTCACATGGTGAGGAGCTTACTATCTCTAGTAAGAACATCGTGACCAAGAGCTTCCAGTGGTCAACCGACTTCATCTTCTCTCACGTGAAGACACGTGTTACTGACCTCGATAGCCGCTCACGCATCATGTCTATGGTTAGTGGCTCTGGTTTTACAATGGTTGGCTATCCTTATCGCGCACTCTTCTCTTGGGACTATAAGGGACTGAATGACCATGGTATTCCACAGGTTATCAACCAGGATGGTGACTTGACAACTAGTAATGTTGACTTCCAGAGTTATGTCCTCGACCACCTCGTATATGAAGGACCAACAGATCCAACTATAACAGGTTCATTTGGTAACACCTTTACTTATAAGGGATGGCACTTAAGCATCTTTACAACCTATGCCTTTGGTAATAAGGTACGCCTTGACCCATTCTTCAGCACAGGTTATTCTGATATGACTGCTATGCCAAAGGAGTTCCGCAATCGTTGGACTAAAGCTGGCGATGAGTTGCACACAAACATACCTGCTATTGCTGATTTGCGTTCTATGCAGCAAAATGGTTATTTGGGACGTGCATACAATGCTTACAACTATTCAACTGAACGCATCGCAAATGGTAATTTCATCCGAATGAAGGAAATCTCTCTAGGGTATGATTTCCCTGTACAGATGATTAGACATCTTTCAATAAACTCATTGAGTTTGAAGTTGCAGGCAACAAACCTCTTCCTAATTTATTCTGATAAGAAACTTAACGGACAGGATCCAGAATTCTTTAATTCAGGTGGTGTTGCCTTACCAGTACCTCGCCAGTTTACACTGACTCTGCGTCTTGGTATCTAA